One stretch of Pigmentiphaga aceris DNA includes these proteins:
- a CDS encoding helix-turn-helix transcriptional regulator — MRTLERTRDDLAAFLRTRRERLSPADVGLPSSARRRTPGLRREEVAALAGVGLTWYTWLEQGRDIGVSANFLDSLSRVLKLDASERRHLFLLAHARPPVEPGKTWCVLPPLVRRLVHDLSPHAAYVLNLRWDVLGFNQPADALFGFGAHAPERRNLLWLLFTDPALHARYVDWDEQAPQILSSFRRDYARATQESDIQDLVQQLEKVSPDFKRWWRQHDVHAACSGSRMLRVDGENTVFEHTSLTIDENRHLRMVVYARQETSVQPAG; from the coding sequence ATGCGCACCCTTGAACGCACCCGTGATGACCTGGCCGCATTCCTGCGCACCCGCCGTGAACGGTTGTCACCGGCCGACGTCGGCCTGCCCAGCAGCGCCCGCCGACGCACCCCCGGCCTGCGCCGCGAAGAAGTCGCCGCACTCGCAGGTGTGGGACTGACCTGGTACACCTGGTTGGAACAGGGCCGCGACATTGGCGTGTCAGCAAACTTTCTGGACAGCCTGTCGCGTGTGTTGAAGTTGGACGCATCCGAGCGCAGGCACTTATTTCTGCTGGCCCACGCGCGTCCACCAGTTGAACCCGGCAAGACTTGGTGCGTGCTCCCGCCCTTGGTGCGCCGCTTGGTGCACGATCTCAGCCCGCATGCCGCTTATGTGCTGAACCTGCGCTGGGACGTGCTGGGGTTCAACCAACCGGCAGACGCGCTATTCGGCTTTGGTGCGCATGCGCCCGAGCGTCGCAATCTGCTGTGGCTGCTGTTCACCGATCCCGCGCTGCATGCGCGTTACGTGGATTGGGACGAACAAGCACCGCAAATTCTATCCAGTTTCCGCCGTGATTACGCGCGGGCCACGCAGGAGTCCGATATCCAGGACTTGGTACAGCAATTGGAAAAAGTGTCGCCTGATTTCAAGCGCTGGTGGCGTCAGCATGATGTGCACGCGGCATGCAGCGGGTCACGAATGCTGCGGGTGGATGGCGAAAACACGGTGTTCGAACATACCTCGCTCACCATCGATGAAAACCGGCATCTGCGAATGGTGGTGTATGCGCGGCAGGAAACGAGTGTGCAGCCAGCGGGCTGA
- a CDS encoding LysR family transcriptional regulator: protein MDSLNGFVVFVQVAETRSFVAAGRLLGVSASAVGKSVARLEEKLGVRLFHRSTRSVTLTAEGTLFLERSRRILAEIEAAELELSQASGAPRGRLRLSFPLVSSLMLPVLADFMRAYPEIELDLDFSDRLVDVIEEGFDAVVRTGTPNDSRLTARSLGGFRSMLVASPDYLAQRGMPLTPADLTQHTCLHYRFPATGKLETWALQQAPGAPELHIPISMICNNIETRVCFALRGLGIAYLPDFSIREQLANGTLQSILVDHVQRSGVFHVLWPASKHPSPKVRAFVDFLCARVFKDAAVEPAGR from the coding sequence ATGGACAGCCTGAATGGCTTTGTAGTGTTTGTGCAGGTGGCCGAGACGCGCAGCTTTGTTGCCGCCGGCCGCTTGCTGGGGGTGTCAGCGTCTGCCGTGGGCAAGTCTGTGGCACGCCTGGAAGAAAAGCTGGGCGTGCGCCTGTTTCATCGCAGCACACGCAGCGTCACGCTGACCGCCGAAGGCACGCTGTTTCTGGAGCGCAGCCGGCGCATTCTGGCCGAGATCGAAGCCGCCGAACTTGAACTGTCGCAGGCCAGCGGCGCACCACGCGGACGCTTGCGTCTGAGTTTCCCGCTGGTCAGCTCATTGATGCTTCCAGTGCTGGCCGACTTCATGCGCGCCTACCCCGAGATCGAACTGGATCTGGATTTCAGCGACCGCCTGGTTGACGTGATCGAAGAGGGCTTTGACGCGGTGGTGCGCACCGGCACGCCGAATGATTCCCGCCTGACGGCGCGCAGCCTGGGCGGATTCCGGTCGATGCTGGTGGCGTCGCCAGACTATCTGGCGCAGCGGGGCATGCCGCTTACCCCTGCCGATCTGACGCAGCACACCTGTCTGCACTACCGCTTTCCCGCCACGGGAAAATTGGAAACCTGGGCGCTGCAACAGGCACCTGGGGCACCTGAACTGCACATTCCAATCTCGATGATCTGCAACAACATCGAGACGCGGGTGTGTTTTGCGTTGCGTGGCCTGGGGATTGCGTACCTGCCGGACTTCTCGATTCGCGAGCAACTGGCCAATGGCACCTTGCAATCCATTCTTGTCGATCATGTGCAGCGCAGCGGCGTGTTCCACGTGCTGTGGCCGGCAAGCAAGCACCCATCACCAAAGGTGCGGGCCTTTGTGGATTTTCTTTGCGCGCGGGTGTTCAAGGACGCTGCTGTCGAGCCTGCTGGGCGCTAG
- a CDS encoding zinc-binding alcohol dehydrogenase family protein gives MRAIAFRKHSKATAPDCLTDIDAIRPVPGPHDLLVSVRAVSVNPVDTKIRAGLVAAPENVTSLGWDAAGIVEAVGQAVTLFKPGQAVYYAGSFDRSGSNAQFHLVDERIVGHKPRTLGFAQAAALPLTSLTAWQLLFDRLGEQPNKRLGAESLLVLGGAGGVGSMLIQLARRLTGLTVIATASRQQSRDWCMALGAHHVIDHRQALVDQLDALSVPPVTRIAALSNTASHLSELATVISPQGRLAIIDDHDSLDIVPFKSKSVSVHWEMVFTRPLFGTKDMIAQHHILNEVAALVDDGVLRGTATQVLYPLNAENLIQAHRLVEAGGLTGKVVVAMSRADSTADTNTLATPEDQQAHS, from the coding sequence ATGCGTGCCATTGCGTTTCGCAAACATTCGAAGGCGACAGCGCCCGATTGTCTGACCGACATCGATGCCATCCGTCCTGTTCCCGGCCCACATGATCTGCTGGTGTCGGTGCGCGCGGTGTCGGTCAATCCGGTCGACACCAAAATTCGCGCAGGCTTGGTCGCAGCACCGGAAAACGTCACGTCACTGGGCTGGGACGCCGCTGGCATCGTGGAAGCTGTGGGCCAAGCCGTGACGCTATTCAAACCCGGGCAGGCCGTCTACTACGCTGGAAGCTTCGATCGCAGCGGCAGCAACGCGCAGTTCCATTTGGTGGACGAGCGAATTGTCGGCCACAAACCCCGCACACTTGGCTTTGCACAAGCAGCGGCGCTACCGCTGACCTCGCTGACGGCGTGGCAGTTGCTGTTCGACCGTCTGGGCGAGCAGCCCAACAAACGCCTGGGCGCGGAGAGTCTGCTGGTGTTGGGTGGGGCTGGCGGCGTCGGATCCATGCTGATCCAGCTTGCCAGAAGGCTGACCGGCCTGACGGTGATTGCCACCGCATCGCGCCAGCAAAGCCGCGACTGGTGTATGGCGCTGGGCGCACATCACGTGATCGATCACAGGCAAGCCCTGGTCGACCAGCTTGACGCACTGTCGGTACCCCCGGTAACCCGCATTGCCGCCTTGTCGAATACCGCCAGTCACTTGTCTGAATTGGCGACCGTGATCTCGCCACAAGGCCGGCTTGCGATCATCGACGACCACGACTCACTGGACATCGTGCCCTTCAAGTCCAAAAGCGTGTCGGTGCATTGGGAAATGGTCTTCACCCGTCCGCTCTTCGGCACCAAAGACATGATCGCGCAGCATCACATCTTGAATGAGGTGGCAGCGCTGGTCGATGACGGTGTGTTGCGCGGCACAGCCACGCAGGTGCTGTATCCGCTGAATGCCGAAAATCTGATCCAGGCCCATCGGCTGGTGGAAGCAGGCGGACTGACAGGCAAGGTGGTGGTCGCTATGTCCCGAGCCGATTCCACGGCTGACACCAACACCCTTGCCACCCCTGAAGACCAGCAGGCTCACTCATGA